The following proteins are co-located in the Methylomonas sp. 11b genome:
- the parC gene encoding DNA topoisomerase IV subunit A, whose protein sequence is MGVQENFEQLPLKEFTEKAYLDYSMYVILDRALPHIGDGLKPVQRRIVYAMSELGLTALAKYKKSARTVGDVLGKYHPHGDSACYEAMVLMAQDFSYRYPLIDGQGNWGSPDDPKSFAAMRYTESRLTAYAQTLLSELGQGTVDWTDNFDGTLKEPSLMPARLPNVLLNGTMGIAVGMATDIPPHNLREVANACLQLLDDPETPLENLLTHIKGPDYPTDAEIVTSTADIQKMYATGNGSVKMRAKYELEDGNIVITALPHQVSGAKLLEQIAAQMLAKKLPMIEDLRDESDHENPTRLLVIPKTKRIDVDAVMSHLFATTDLEKNYRVNMNMIGLNGKPQVKNLRMILTEWISFRTETVRRRLQYRLDKVLARLHILEGLLIAYLNIDEVIAIIRAEDHPKPVLMERFGLSDLQAEAILELKLRHLAKLEEMKIRGEQDELEQERQALEKTLGSERLLNRLIRKEIERDAEKYGDDRRSPIVARDAAQALDTTELIANEPVTIILSQKGWIRAAKGYDIEVESLSYRAGDAYLSSARGRTTQAAYVLDSTGRVYTITTHDLPSARSQGEPLTGRLNPPPGSLFTDVFTGQPDDWLLIASNAGYGFRVQLKELQSKNKAGKALLSLPTGAKVLTPASIPTGHDLLAVATLQGRLLIFPALDLPELAKGKGNKLIQIPGGDLASGKDAVVAVTALSANSELKIVSGKRHVTLKAMDIAQYTGHRANRGTALPRGFQKVDGLDCVVD, encoded by the coding sequence ATGGGTGTACAGGAAAACTTCGAACAACTCCCGCTAAAAGAATTCACCGAAAAAGCCTACCTGGATTACTCCATGTACGTGATTTTGGACCGGGCTTTGCCGCACATCGGCGACGGCCTGAAACCAGTACAGCGCCGGATCGTGTATGCGATGTCGGAACTGGGTTTGACCGCGCTGGCCAAGTACAAAAAATCGGCACGCACCGTCGGTGACGTGCTGGGTAAATACCATCCGCATGGTGATTCTGCTTGCTACGAAGCCATGGTGTTGATGGCGCAGGACTTTTCTTATCGCTATCCGTTAATCGACGGCCAGGGCAACTGGGGTTCACCGGACGACCCAAAATCCTTCGCGGCGATGCGTTATACCGAATCCCGCTTAACCGCCTATGCGCAAACCCTGCTCAGCGAATTGGGTCAAGGCACGGTGGACTGGACCGACAATTTCGACGGCACCTTGAAAGAGCCCAGCCTGATGCCGGCCCGCTTGCCGAATGTGCTGTTGAACGGCACCATGGGCATTGCAGTGGGTATGGCCACCGACATTCCGCCGCACAATCTGCGCGAAGTCGCCAACGCCTGTCTGCAATTACTGGACGATCCTGAAACGCCACTGGAAAACCTGCTGACGCATATCAAGGGGCCGGATTATCCAACTGATGCCGAGATCGTCACGTCTACCGCCGATATTCAAAAAATGTATGCGACCGGCAATGGCTCGGTGAAGATGCGTGCCAAATATGAGCTGGAAGATGGCAACATCGTCATCACCGCTTTGCCGCATCAAGTCTCCGGCGCCAAGTTGCTGGAACAAATTGCCGCGCAAATGCTGGCAAAAAAGCTGCCAATGATCGAGGATTTACGCGACGAATCCGATCACGAGAATCCCACCCGCTTGCTGGTTATTCCCAAGACCAAGCGCATCGATGTCGATGCGGTAATGTCGCATTTATTCGCCACCACTGATCTGGAGAAAAATTACCGGGTCAATATGAATATGATCGGTTTGAACGGGAAGCCGCAGGTCAAAAATCTACGGATGATTTTGACCGAATGGATCAGCTTCAGAACCGAAACCGTGCGCCGCCGTTTGCAATATCGCTTGGATAAAGTGCTGGCACGTTTGCATATTCTGGAAGGTTTGCTCATCGCTTATCTGAATATCGACGAAGTGATTGCCATCATCAGAGCCGAAGATCATCCCAAGCCGGTTTTGATGGAGAGGTTTGGCTTGAGCGATTTGCAAGCCGAAGCCATCCTTGAACTGAAGCTGCGCCACTTAGCCAAGCTGGAAGAAATGAAGATTCGCGGCGAACAAGACGAATTGGAGCAAGAACGGCAGGCGCTGGAAAAAACCTTGGGTTCCGAGCGATTGCTGAATCGTCTGATCCGCAAGGAAATCGAGCGCGACGCGGAAAAATACGGCGATGATCGTCGTTCGCCCATCGTCGCGCGTGATGCTGCGCAGGCGTTGGATACCACAGAGCTAATCGCCAATGAGCCGGTCACTATTATTCTGTCGCAAAAAGGCTGGATACGCGCTGCGAAGGGTTACGACATCGAGGTGGAAAGTCTCAGCTATCGAGCCGGCGATGCCTATTTGTCGTCAGCGCGAGGCCGAACTACCCAGGCTGCTTATGTGTTGGATTCCACCGGGCGGGTCTATACGATTACCACCCACGATCTGCCGTCCGCGCGCAGTCAGGGTGAGCCGCTGACAGGTCGGCTTAATCCGCCGCCCGGCAGTTTGTTTACCGATGTGTTCACCGGGCAGCCTGACGATTGGTTGTTGATTGCTAGCAATGCAGGTTATGGTTTTCGAGTGCAGTTAAAAGAACTGCAAAGTAAAAATAAGGCCGGTAAGGCCCTGTTGAGTTTGCCGACTGGCGCCAAAGTTTTAACCCCAGCGTCAATTCCAACTGGTCACGACTTGCTGGCGGTTGCAACATTGCAGGGCAGATTGTTGATATTTCCGGCGTTGGATCTGCCCGAGCTGGCGAAAGGCAAGGGGAATAAGCTGATTCAGATTCCTGGCGGGGACTTGGCTTCCGGTAAGGATGCGGTGGTTGCGGTAACAGCGCTGTCGGCGAACAGCGAATTGAAAATCGTCTCCGGTAAACGGCATGTCACGCTCAAAGCTATGGATATTGCTCAATATACCGGTCATCGTGCCAATCGTGGCACAGCATTGCCGCGTGGCTTCCAAAAAGTGGACGGACTGGACTGCGTCGTGGATTAA
- the fnr gene encoding fumarate/nitrate reduction transcriptional regulator Fnr, translating into MTETNSTKVNCQNCKLSELCLPFGLQQSEVEELVNIIRERRPLHIDDLLYRQGDTCRSLYAIKSGSFRSFIANAEGEEQTMGFYLPGELMGLDSLQYGRFTCTTVALETASVCELPLSNLNELCGKIPSLHSQLMRILGKEIASDHDKIILLGHRSAKERMATFLLMLSQRYAALGFSSTSFNLTMSRLHIANFLGLTIETVSRQLAYLSQQGVISVKQRGIKIHNLSALRTAVNSCTINCTAHAGVPD; encoded by the coding sequence GTGACTGAAACCAACTCCACCAAGGTCAATTGCCAAAACTGCAAGCTGTCCGAATTATGTTTGCCATTTGGTCTACAACAGTCCGAAGTCGAAGAACTGGTGAATATAATTCGCGAACGGCGGCCGCTGCATATTGACGATTTACTTTATCGGCAAGGCGATACTTGTCGCAGTTTGTATGCCATTAAATCAGGCTCTTTCCGGAGCTTTATCGCTAACGCGGAAGGCGAAGAACAAACCATGGGATTTTATTTGCCCGGAGAATTGATGGGGCTGGATTCGCTGCAATATGGACGTTTTACTTGTACCACAGTTGCGCTGGAAACCGCCTCGGTTTGCGAACTGCCGTTAAGCAATCTCAATGAATTATGCGGCAAGATACCTAGCTTACATAGCCAGCTGATGCGAATTTTAGGTAAGGAAATTGCGTCCGATCACGACAAGATTATCTTGCTTGGACATCGCTCCGCTAAGGAACGGATGGCGACTTTTTTATTGATGCTCTCGCAACGCTATGCAGCATTGGGTTTTTCCAGCACCTCATTCAATTTAACGATGAGCCGTCTGCATATCGCCAATTTTCTGGGTCTGACGATTGAAACAGTCAGCCGACAGCTTGCTTATTTAAGCCAACAAGGGGTTATTTCCGTTAAGCAACGCGGGATAAAAATCCACAATTTAAGCGCGTTGAGAACCGCGGTTAATTCTTGCACTATAAATTGCACAGCCCACGCCGGTGTCCCGGATTGA
- a CDS encoding thioredoxin fold domain-containing protein codes for MSTLKSFLIATLCIAGQSTLADSPSWKPDLPKAKTAFERETRVALREGHHIEPTIFPGFYAVRSGQPGAPSAYFREDMAWLGNVRTQGWSIRSPLENNSEGKRNWLKEQIKYLPFENLIFIQRRKPAVAVIWSAPDCPFCRKLERAFEQEDVSAFVAPVGLTEDGYRQAANIYCSSNAAKSWQAMMRENAPSEPASPGCSYPHEMMNDIGFFFGMGRMVTPIVVFADGSTMSGWDDHQALALLREKIKQQLFFPNPNTRR; via the coding sequence ATGAGTACATTAAAAAGCTTTTTAATCGCGACCCTTTGTATAGCAGGCCAAAGCACGCTTGCTGACAGCCCCTCTTGGAAACCTGACCTACCCAAGGCTAAAACCGCGTTCGAACGAGAAACACGTGTAGCGTTGCGGGAAGGACACCACATCGAACCCACTATTTTTCCGGGCTTTTATGCCGTCCGCTCGGGGCAGCCGGGTGCTCCTTCCGCCTATTTTCGAGAAGATATGGCTTGGCTGGGAAATGTAAGAACTCAAGGCTGGAGCATTCGCTCCCCCTTGGAAAACAACTCAGAAGGAAAAAGAAATTGGCTGAAAGAACAGATCAAGTATCTGCCATTTGAAAATCTTATTTTTATTCAACGCCGAAAACCGGCAGTGGCGGTAATTTGGTCGGCTCCGGATTGTCCATTTTGCCGAAAACTTGAAAGAGCCTTTGAGCAAGAAGATGTTTCCGCTTTTGTTGCACCGGTTGGATTAACCGAAGACGGCTACCGGCAAGCAGCCAATATTTATTGTTCTAGCAATGCCGCAAAATCCTGGCAGGCAATGATGCGCGAAAATGCACCTAGTGAACCTGCTAGCCCGGGTTGTTCATATCCGCACGAAATGATGAACGATATTGGATTTTTCTTTGGGATGGGGCGAATGGTGACACCTATCGTCGTCTTCGCGGACGGCTCTACTATGAGCGGCTGGGATGATCACCAGGCTCTCGCATTGCTACGTGAGAAAATTAAGCAGCAACTATTTTTTCCGAATCCTAACACCCGCCGGTAA
- a CDS encoding PEP-CTERM sorting domain-containing protein — translation MKTNAFAALVAAVLLTPAAHAGFVNGNFETGDASGWTTGGGYRGNELNSTLDPVNYLPGGSNYNSSLNHSSIVTAGFDANTGNNLNRVYSGNYSYRVEDTVTGGYASAITQTVSNYQDSSIFFAWAAVLQGAHGVNDAATFKLTLTDLTSMSVLVNREYNAATTGSGVDSRFTYNASTGYYYTAWQVEQLTNLTLGHTYQLSLLAADCEPTGHRGYVYLDGFGAVTPPVVDNGTVPEPGTLALLGGGLLGMTRLARRNGKVNVIAA, via the coding sequence ATGAAAACCAATGCTTTTGCGGCGCTTGTTGCTGCTGTGCTACTAACCCCAGCCGCACATGCGGGATTTGTGAATGGTAATTTTGAAACCGGCGATGCGAGTGGTTGGACAACTGGCGGCGGCTACAGAGGTAACGAATTAAACTCAACTCTGGATCCTGTGAATTACTTGCCAGGAGGCAGTAACTATAATTCTTCCTTAAACCATTCCTCTATTGTGACTGCCGGTTTTGATGCTAACACAGGGAACAATCTTAACCGAGTCTATAGCGGGAATTACTCATATCGTGTGGAAGACACTGTTACTGGCGGTTATGCTTCCGCGATTACGCAAACGGTAAGCAATTATCAAGACAGCAGCATTTTCTTTGCGTGGGCTGCGGTATTGCAAGGTGCTCACGGTGTCAATGATGCCGCAACTTTCAAATTAACGTTAACAGATTTGACCAGTATGTCAGTTTTGGTAAACAGAGAATATAACGCGGCTACTACCGGTTCAGGCGTTGACTCGCGTTTCACCTATAACGCTTCAACCGGATACTACTACACTGCTTGGCAAGTAGAGCAGTTGACTAACCTTACGTTAGGTCATACTTACCAGCTGAGCTTATTGGCTGCGGACTGCGAGCCAACCGGGCACAGAGGCTATGTCTATCTCGACGGTTTCGGTGCTGTGACTCCTCCGGTGGTGGATAACGGCACCGTTCCAGAGCCAGGTACCTTGGCTCTGTTAGGTGGCGGTTTGTTGGGTATGACCCGTTTGGCGCGTCGTAACGGTAAGGTTAATGTGATCGCCGCTTAA
- a CDS encoding glycerophosphodiester phosphodiesterase gives MLKPTLLTIAMLAAIGAQNSAQALPHSEHHEHASAGPLVIGHRGASGYRPEHTLAGYALAIEMGADFIEPDLVLTKDGQMIARHEPMIGSTTDVANHPEFADRKTTRMVDGVAVTDWFASDFSLKEIKTLRAIQTRGRDNSYDGEFEIPTLNEVIALAKLQSEKTGRRIGIYPEIKHSTYHADLKNAKGKPLFGKNFFEDKLLKKLHKAYGNSACAPVFIQSFEVSNLQYLNRKTDIKLVQLIDADDVNADGSMSLVAPYKQPYDFVVKGDQRTFADLLSNDGLDFVNTYADAVGPWKPYLVKTVAVDFDRNGDGKININDRIVEGSTGVVEMAHDKGLLVHTWTFRNDASGYGFADPQQEMTYYFDLGVDGLFTDFADTGVAARDASINAEHAGFLGRCESRDDDGHEGHARHHVR, from the coding sequence ATGTTGAAACCCACGTTATTGACAATTGCCATGCTGGCTGCAATCGGTGCGCAAAACAGTGCTCAGGCGCTGCCGCACAGCGAACATCACGAACATGCCAGTGCCGGCCCCTTGGTCATAGGCCATCGCGGCGCGTCCGGCTATCGTCCTGAGCATACTCTGGCTGGCTATGCCTTGGCGATTGAAATGGGTGCGGATTTTATCGAACCCGATTTGGTACTGACCAAGGACGGCCAAATGATTGCTCGCCACGAACCGATGATAGGCAGTACCACCGATGTGGCGAACCACCCGGAATTTGCTGATCGTAAAACCACCCGCATGGTCGATGGTGTGGCAGTAACCGATTGGTTTGCCAGCGACTTTAGCTTGAAAGAAATCAAAACCCTGCGCGCCATCCAAACCCGCGGTCGCGATAATTCTTATGACGGCGAGTTTGAAATCCCAACCTTGAACGAAGTGATTGCGCTGGCCAAGCTGCAAAGCGAAAAAACCGGTCGTCGGATTGGCATCTACCCTGAAATCAAACATTCCACCTATCACGCCGATCTGAAGAACGCTAAAGGTAAACCTTTATTCGGTAAAAATTTCTTCGAAGACAAGCTGCTGAAAAAGCTACATAAGGCATACGGCAACAGTGCTTGCGCGCCGGTGTTCATCCAGTCTTTCGAAGTCAGCAATCTGCAATATTTGAACCGCAAAACCGACATCAAATTGGTACAGCTGATCGATGCGGACGACGTCAATGCCGACGGCTCGATGTCGCTGGTTGCGCCGTATAAACAGCCGTATGACTTTGTCGTGAAAGGCGATCAACGTACTTTCGCCGATTTGCTGAGCAACGACGGTCTGGATTTTGTAAATACCTACGCGGATGCGGTAGGTCCGTGGAAGCCTTATCTGGTGAAAACCGTAGCTGTCGATTTTGACCGCAACGGCGATGGCAAAATCAACATTAATGACCGTATTGTCGAAGGTAGCACCGGCGTAGTAGAAATGGCCCACGACAAAGGCTTGCTAGTGCACACCTGGACCTTCCGCAATGATGCCAGCGGCTATGGCTTCGCTGACCCGCAACAGGAAATGACTTATTACTTTGATTTGGGTGTGGATGGCTTGTTTACCGACTTCGCCGACACCGGAGTAGCTGCGCGCGATGCGTCGATTAATGCGGAACATGCCGGTTTTCTGGGACGTTGTGAATCTCGCGACGACGATGGACATGAAGGTCATGCGCGCCATCATGTTCGCTGA
- a CDS encoding alkaline phosphatase D family protein gives MQVLKPSCHFLKPAKLALAIAGLLALNAPVFAQTVDVPQMEQGIQIGDLAPGRAIVWSRADRPSRMMLKYAYNPQFNDAISVRGPYALAETDFTARQDLTGLPEGKDVYVKVWFEDLTNARGKSEPVIGHFHTIGKRDDIRFVWGGDTAGQGWGINESFGGMKIYEAMRQVQPQFFIQSGDNVYSDGPIPESKLAENGQVWTNVVTPEVSKVAETLDEFRGRYKYNLLDENVRRFNAEVPQIWQWDDHEVVNNWSDSKDLSNDSRYTEKNIPTLIARATKAFLEYAPLRPHDAEESERIYRKVSYGKLLDVFVLDMRSYRGPNTANLQTQENAETAFLGAEQMAWLQDELKRSKATWKVISADMPIGLNIGDGNTAQGQARWEAVANGNNGPAAGRELEVARLLSFIKHEHINNLVWLTADVHYAAAHYYDPAKAASKDFAPFWEFVAGPLNAGSFGPNSTDGTFGPQVVFSKAPPAGQANLSPYAGLQFFGEVNIDKKSRAMTVDFKDIDGAVVFSKTLPAEAERERGHDHHDRDHD, from the coding sequence ATGCAAGTATTAAAACCCAGCTGTCATTTTTTAAAACCGGCCAAACTGGCATTGGCAATAGCCGGCTTGTTAGCGCTGAACGCGCCGGTATTTGCACAAACCGTTGATGTGCCGCAAATGGAACAAGGCATCCAGATCGGTGATTTGGCACCCGGCCGTGCGATAGTTTGGAGCCGTGCCGACCGCCCGTCGCGCATGATGCTGAAATATGCTTATAACCCGCAGTTTAATGACGCGATTAGTGTCCGCGGTCCGTATGCCTTGGCCGAGACCGACTTTACCGCCCGCCAAGACCTGACGGGTTTACCCGAGGGCAAAGACGTTTATGTCAAAGTCTGGTTTGAAGATTTGACCAACGCCCGCGGCAAAAGCGAACCGGTCATTGGACATTTTCATACTATCGGCAAACGCGACGATATTCGTTTCGTCTGGGGCGGCGATACCGCCGGCCAAGGTTGGGGCATCAACGAAAGCTTCGGCGGCATGAAGATTTACGAAGCCATGCGCCAAGTGCAACCGCAATTTTTCATTCAAAGTGGCGACAATGTTTATTCCGATGGCCCGATTCCGGAGAGCAAGCTGGCCGAGAATGGCCAGGTCTGGACTAATGTGGTGACGCCGGAAGTAAGTAAAGTCGCGGAAACCTTGGACGAGTTCCGTGGCCGCTACAAATACAATTTGCTGGACGAAAATGTCCGTCGCTTCAATGCCGAAGTGCCGCAAATCTGGCAGTGGGACGATCATGAAGTGGTCAATAACTGGTCGGATTCCAAGGACTTAAGCAATGATTCACGCTACACCGAAAAAAATATACCGACGCTAATTGCCCGCGCCACTAAAGCCTTCCTGGAATATGCACCTCTGCGTCCGCACGACGCCGAAGAATCCGAGCGGATTTATCGCAAAGTTTCCTACGGTAAATTGTTGGATGTGTTTGTGCTGGACATGCGTAGCTATCGCGGCCCGAATACCGCCAATCTGCAAACCCAGGAAAATGCCGAAACCGCTTTCCTCGGTGCCGAGCAAATGGCTTGGTTGCAGGATGAGTTGAAACGCTCCAAAGCCACCTGGAAAGTCATCTCCGCCGACATGCCGATTGGTTTGAATATCGGTGATGGCAATACTGCCCAAGGCCAAGCGCGTTGGGAAGCGGTTGCGAATGGTAACAACGGCCCGGCAGCAGGTCGGGAACTGGAGGTTGCTCGCTTGTTGAGTTTTATCAAGCATGAACATATCAACAACCTGGTTTGGTTGACTGCCGATGTCCACTATGCAGCCGCGCATTATTACGATCCTGCCAAAGCGGCATCCAAAGACTTCGCGCCGTTCTGGGAATTCGTCGCCGGTCCGTTAAATGCCGGTTCCTTTGGCCCCAATAGCACTGATGGCACCTTCGGCCCACAAGTAGTTTTCTCCAAAGCGCCGCCAGCCGGCCAAGCCAATCTGTCACCTTATGCTGGCCTGCAATTTTTTGGTGAAGTGAATATCGACAAAAAAAGCCGCGCTATGACGGTGGATTTTAAGGACATCGACGGTGCCGTTGTCTTCAGCAAAACCCTGCCGGCGGAAGCCGAACGTGAGCGCGGGCACGATCATCACGACCGCGATCACGACTAA